The Desulfolucanica intricata nucleotide sequence TAAATCTACCTAAAACGGATTTCCCAATGCGGGGTAATCTTCCCAACCGGGAACCAGAATTTTTAAAGTTTTGGGAAGATATCAATATTTACCGGAAAGTACAGAAAAAGAATGAAGGTAAACCGAAATTTATCTTACATGACGGCCCACCTTACGCCAATGGGCATCTGCACCTGGGGCATACTTTGAATAAGATTCTTAAGGATATCATTGTTAAATTTCAATCTATGTCCGGTTACGATGCTCCGTATGTTCCTGGATGGGATACTCATGGCCTGCCTATTGAGCAGCAGGCTATTAAACAACTTGGTATTAATCGCCACGAAATCGATCCGGTCGAGTTTCGCCGGAAGTGTAAAGAATATGCACTGAAATTTGTAGATATTCAAAGGGATGAATTCATCCGACTCGGTGTCCGCGGAGATTGGAAACACCCTTATGTTACCTTGATGCCCCATTTCGAGGCTCGACAAATAGGAGTATTCGGGGAAATGGCCAAACGGGGCTATATATATAAAGGACTTAAGCCGGTTTACTGGTGTGCTTCCTGTGAAACGGCGCTTGCCGAGGCAGAGGTGGAGTATAATGATAAAACATCACCGTCTGTCTATGTGCGTTTTCCGGTAGTGGAAAGCTATGGGCTCTTTCCGGTTGAAAATACTTACGTGGTTATTTGGACAACTACTCCCTGGACTATTCCGGCCAACGTTGCAGTTTCTGTACACTCGGAGTTTCAATATGTCTTAGTGAAGGTAGAGGAATCGAAATATGTGGTGGCAAAAGAACTCTTGGCGTCTTTTTTGGATATATTGGGTGTACAGGGTTCGGTAATTAAAGAGTTTACCGGAGCTGAATTGGAAAATGTTGTTTTAAGGCATCCCATTATAGAGCGGGAATCTATAGTAATTCTGGGTGACCATGTGACACTGGATCAGGGCACCGGCTGTGTTCACACCGCTCCGGGTCATGGCCAGGAAGACTTTGAGGTAGGAAAAAAATACGGTTTAGAAGTTATTTCTCCCATTAATGGTAAAGGTATTTTTACAGAAGAAGGTGGGATTTTTAAGGGGCAGTTTTATTTAAAGGCCAATAAGTCAATAACTGAAGAACTTAACAGCCATGGGCACTTACTGCACCAAAGTGAAATTCAGCACCAGTTCCCGCACTGTTGGCGCTGTAAAAATCCGGTATTTTTCCGGGCTACAGAGCAGTGGTTTGCTTCAATTGAAGGCTTTCGACAAGAGGCACTTAATGAAATAAGGAAAGTGCGCTGGATTCCGGCCTGGGGTGAAGATCGGATTTATAATATGGTTGAAGGGCGTGGAGATTGGTGTATTTCCCGGCAGCGTACCTGGGGTGTTCCGATCCCGATTTTTTATTGTAATAAGTGCGGTAAAGAGCTGATTACCGATGAAACAATTAAACATTTGCAGGGATTGTTTAAGGAATATGGCTCAGATGTCTGGTTTGCAAGGGAAGCAGACGATTTGTTACCTAAAGGTACTAAGTGTTCTGACTGTGGGTCCACTGACTTCAGTAAAGAAACGGATATTATGGATGTGTGGTTTGATTCCGGCTCCAGCCATCAAGGTGTATTGGATGAAAAAGATGTTTGGCCTGAATTAAGTTGGCCTGCTGATCTTTATCTGGAAGGCAGTGACCAGCACCGGGGTTGGTTTAACTCTTCTCTGTCCACATCAGTAGCAGTGACCGGTAAGGCCCCTTACCGTGCTGTATTAACACATGGCTTTGTAGTGGATGAAAAAGGAAGGAAAATGTCAAAATCCCTTGGTAACGTTGTAGACCCACAAAAAGTAATTAAGCAGTTGGGTGCGGATATTTTAAGATTGTGGGTTAGCTCTGCAGATTATAAAGGTGACCTGGCTGTTTCCCAGAATATTTTAAAGCAGATGACTGAGTCTTACCGTAAAATCAGAAACACCTGCCGTTTCTTGCTGGGCAACCTAAATGATTTTAATCTTACTGTGGATCAGGTACCTTACGAGAAAATGAATGAGCTGGATCGTTGGGCACTGCTTAAACTGCATCGTCTCATTGAGCGGGTACTGAAAGCCTACCGGGATTATGAATTCCATGTAGTCTATCATGCTATTCACAATTTCTGTACGGTGGATATGAGCAACCGTTACTTGGATATTATCAAAGACCGGCTGTATACTGCTCCTACAGCTTCCACCGAACGCCG carries:
- the ileS gene encoding isoleucine--tRNA ligase, whose translation is MDYSQTLNLPKTDFPMRGNLPNREPEFLKFWEDINIYRKVQKKNEGKPKFILHDGPPYANGHLHLGHTLNKILKDIIVKFQSMSGYDAPYVPGWDTHGLPIEQQAIKQLGINRHEIDPVEFRRKCKEYALKFVDIQRDEFIRLGVRGDWKHPYVTLMPHFEARQIGVFGEMAKRGYIYKGLKPVYWCASCETALAEAEVEYNDKTSPSVYVRFPVVESYGLFPVENTYVVIWTTTPWTIPANVAVSVHSEFQYVLVKVEESKYVVAKELLASFLDILGVQGSVIKEFTGAELENVVLRHPIIERESIVILGDHVTLDQGTGCVHTAPGHGQEDFEVGKKYGLEVISPINGKGIFTEEGGIFKGQFYLKANKSITEELNSHGHLLHQSEIQHQFPHCWRCKNPVFFRATEQWFASIEGFRQEALNEIRKVRWIPAWGEDRIYNMVEGRGDWCISRQRTWGVPIPIFYCNKCGKELITDETIKHLQGLFKEYGSDVWFAREADDLLPKGTKCSDCGSTDFSKETDIMDVWFDSGSSHQGVLDEKDVWPELSWPADLYLEGSDQHRGWFNSSLSTSVAVTGKAPYRAVLTHGFVVDEKGRKMSKSLGNVVDPQKVIKQLGADILRLWVSSADYKGDLAVSQNILKQMTESYRKIRNTCRFLLGNLNDFNLTVDQVPYEKMNELDRWALLKLHRLIERVLKAYRDYEFHVVYHAIHNFCTVDMSNRYLDIIKDRLYTAPTASTERRAAQTVLYKILDALVRLLTPVLAFTSEEIWQHMPKTEDMPKSVQLLDMPEPEEKYLDVDLEEKWKQIMNVRNEVIRILEGARRQKVIGNSLEAKVVLYLEKDLFEFLNPLKDELATIFIVSAVDLVSGHDNLPENAIRSETIPELTVAVSRMSGEKCERCWMYHEEVGVDEEHPGLCPRCAGVVKAL